The proteins below come from a single Periophthalmus magnuspinnatus isolate fPerMag1 chromosome 7, fPerMag1.2.pri, whole genome shotgun sequence genomic window:
- the pfdn4 gene encoding prefoldin subunit 4, translating to MAATMKGSVAVDDVNVTFEDQQKINKFARNTNRMTELKNEIEGKKKSLQNLQDAADDLMMLDDDSLLVPFQIGDVFISHSQEETQEMLEAAKETLEQEVKCLEERVLSIQQLLGDLKVQLYAKFGNNINLEADES from the exons ATGGCCGCCACCATGAAGGGATCTGTC GCTGTTGACGATGTGAATGTCACATTTGAGGACCAGCAAAAAATCAACAAATTTGCCCGAAATACGAATCGAATGACAGAACTAAAGAATGAAATAGAGGGAAAAAAG AAGTCTCTCCAGAACCTGCAGGATGCGGCGGACGACCTGATGATGCTGGACGATGACTCTCTCCTGGTGCCTTTTCAGATTGGAGACGTCTTCATTAGCCACTCGCAGGAGGAAACGCAGGAGATGTTGGAGGCTGCAAAG GAGACTCTGGAGCAGGAGGTCAAATGTCTCGAAGAGCGCGTCTTGTCCATTCAGCAGCTTCTGGGGGATCTGAAGGTTCAACTTTACGCCAAATTCGGAAACAACATTAACCTGGAGGCAGACGAGAGCTGA